One stretch of Amycolatopsis sp. NBC_00345 DNA includes these proteins:
- a CDS encoding response regulator transcription factor: MSPEPRPDPVRVLLVEDHDMVAEALELAMERAPGIEVVGRARSRGSALTEARRLRPAVVVLDRRLPDGDAIAAIGALAELGARVLVLTGDATPALAARVTEAGGGGLLLKSAQLGALVAAVRQIAAGEHVFDPDLLPGRPGAAALTGRERETLHLLAEGASTEEIGDRLGVTRNTTRNHVQRVLEKLGARSKLEAVAVARREGLLD; encoded by the coding sequence ATGTCGCCCGAGCCGCGTCCCGATCCGGTGCGGGTGCTGCTGGTCGAGGACCACGACATGGTCGCCGAGGCGCTCGAACTGGCGATGGAACGCGCGCCCGGCATCGAAGTCGTCGGGCGGGCCCGTTCCCGCGGCTCCGCGCTCACCGAGGCCCGGCGTCTGCGGCCCGCAGTGGTGGTGCTGGACCGGCGGCTGCCCGACGGCGACGCGATCGCGGCCATCGGCGCGCTCGCCGAGCTGGGCGCCCGGGTGCTTGTGCTCACCGGCGACGCGACCCCGGCGCTGGCCGCGCGCGTCACCGAGGCCGGCGGCGGCGGGCTGCTGCTCAAGTCGGCGCAGCTGGGCGCGCTGGTGGCGGCCGTGCGGCAGATCGCGGCCGGCGAGCACGTCTTCGACCCGGACCTGCTGCCCGGACGGCCCGGTGCCGCGGCGCTGACCGGGCGCGAGCGGGAGACGCTGCACCTGCTCGCGGAAGGCGCGAGCACCGAGGAGATCGGCGACCGGCTGGGCGTCACCCGCAACACCACGCGCAACCACGTGCAGCGCGTCCTGGAAAAGCTCGGCGCGCGGTCGAAGCTCGAAGCCGTCGCGGTGGCCCGGCGCGAGGGGCTGCTCGACTGA
- a CDS encoding PAS domain-containing sensor histidine kinase gives MDEAPADDIRLLVQGVVDYAIFMLDPGGRILTWNAGAEHIKGYREDEIVGQHFSVFYPPEDIAARKPDLELETALAEGRLEDEGWRIRKDGTRFWANVVITTLYDEAGNHRGFGKVTRDLTERRTAEQALRESEERFRLLVQDVVDYGIFMLDPSGHVISWNAGAERIKGYRAEEITGQHFSVFYPPEDVAARKPDLELETALAEGRLEDEGWRVRKDGTRFWANVVITTLYDHAGNHRGFGKVTRDLTERRTAERALRERRRLVWHLVDAQETERRRIAWDVHDDSIQAMVAVGMRLQLLADRLPDKHRRAVRAMDESVRTAVGRLRTLVSRLQPPELDGQGLAGALAGFLDEVVSGWGLDHVLRDKLTAEPSPEAAVTAYRICQEALTNVHKHAHASHVDISLSTADNGLLVRVTDDGTGTDAGATPGHFGLIEMRERAEAAHGWWSMTGAPGTGTAIAFWLPRVPDEHR, from the coding sequence ATGGACGAAGCTCCCGCGGACGACATCCGCCTGCTGGTGCAGGGCGTCGTCGACTACGCGATCTTCATGCTCGACCCCGGCGGGCGCATCCTCACCTGGAATGCGGGCGCCGAGCACATCAAGGGCTACCGCGAGGACGAGATCGTGGGACAGCACTTTTCGGTGTTCTATCCGCCCGAGGACATCGCCGCGCGAAAGCCCGACCTGGAACTGGAAACCGCGCTCGCCGAAGGACGCCTCGAAGACGAAGGCTGGCGCATCCGCAAAGACGGCACCCGATTCTGGGCCAACGTGGTCATCACCACGCTGTACGACGAGGCCGGAAACCACCGCGGGTTCGGCAAAGTCACCCGCGACCTCACCGAACGGCGCACCGCCGAACAGGCCCTGCGCGAGAGCGAGGAGCGGTTCCGCCTGCTGGTGCAGGACGTCGTGGACTACGGCATCTTCATGCTCGACCCCTCGGGGCACGTGATCAGCTGGAACGCGGGCGCCGAGCGGATCAAGGGCTACCGCGCCGAGGAGATCACCGGGCAGCACTTCTCCGTGTTCTACCCGCCCGAAGACGTCGCCGCCCGCAAACCCGACCTGGAACTGGAAACCGCGCTCGCCGAAGGACGCCTCGAAGACGAAGGCTGGCGCGTCCGCAAAGACGGCACCCGGTTCTGGGCCAACGTGGTCATCACCACGCTCTACGACCACGCCGGAAACCACCGCGGCTTCGGCAAAGTCACCCGCGACCTCACCGAGCGGCGCACCGCCGAGCGGGCGTTGCGGGAACGGCGCCGGCTGGTCTGGCACCTGGTGGACGCCCAGGAAACGGAGCGGCGGCGCATCGCGTGGGACGTGCACGACGATTCGATCCAGGCCATGGTCGCCGTGGGCATGCGGCTGCAGCTGCTGGCCGACCGCCTGCCGGACAAGCACCGCCGGGCGGTGCGGGCGATGGACGAGTCGGTGCGCACGGCGGTCGGGCGCCTGCGCACGCTGGTCTCCCGGTTGCAACCGCCGGAACTGGACGGGCAGGGCCTGGCCGGCGCGCTGGCCGGCTTCCTGGACGAGGTCGTCTCCGGCTGGGGCCTGGACCACGTGTTGCGGGACAAGCTGACGGCCGAGCCGTCACCGGAGGCGGCGGTGACGGCGTACCGGATCTGCCAGGAGGCGCTGACCAATGTGCACAAGCACGCCCATGCGTCCCATGTGGACATATCTCTGTCCACAGCAGACAACGGACTCCTGGTGCGCGTGACGGACGACGGCACCGGCACCGACGCCGGCGCCACCCCCGGCCACTTCGGCCTGATCGAGATGCGCGAACGCGCGGAAGCCGCCCACGGCTGGTGGTCGATGACCGGCGCCCCGGGCACGGGCACGGCCATCGCGTTCTGGCTGCCCCGGGTCCCGGACGAACACCGGTGA
- a CDS encoding MSMEG_6728 family protein: MQTFLPLPGFTASARALDRRRLGTQRVEALQVLRALLGPDHGPRDHPVVAMWAGYEEALTRYGLDVCAVWTDAGGADLCAGKLRDRLRTALGPAQPRTQAELAAAGELPPWLGSASFHLSHQSALVWKDPRYYRKRFPSVPDDLPYVWPASDRPWRVPGALGSRPWGLHGN; the protein is encoded by the coding sequence TTGCAGACCTTCCTCCCGCTCCCCGGTTTCACCGCCAGCGCCCGGGCGCTGGACCGCCGGCGCCTCGGCACCCAGCGCGTCGAAGCCCTGCAGGTCCTGCGCGCGCTCCTCGGGCCGGATCACGGCCCGCGCGACCACCCCGTGGTCGCCATGTGGGCGGGCTACGAAGAAGCACTGACCCGTTACGGCCTGGATGTCTGTGCAGTGTGGACGGACGCGGGCGGCGCCGACCTCTGCGCGGGCAAACTGCGCGACCGGCTCCGCACCGCGCTGGGGCCGGCCCAGCCGCGGACGCAGGCCGAGCTGGCCGCGGCGGGCGAGCTGCCACCGTGGCTCGGGTCGGCGAGCTTCCACCTCAGCCACCAGTCGGCGCTGGTGTGGAAGGACCCCCGTTACTACCGCAAGCGGTTCCCGTCGGTGCCGGACGACCTGCCCTACGTCTGGCCCGCCTCGGACCGCCCGTGGCGGGTGCCGGGGGCATTAGGATCGCGGCCATGGGGACTTCACGGGAACTGA
- a CDS encoding alpha/beta fold hydrolase, which translates to MGTSRELTLADGRALRVHDTGRGAALTVVWHHGTPQTGALLAPLVEAADARDIRVISYGRPGYGGSTGLPGRTVASAAEDVRQLADALGVGEFASMGTSGGGPHALACAALLPDRVRGVVCYASVAPYTEEFDWYAGMADSGGLRAGREGREARLAHGATAEFNEDSFLPVDWKTLESTWSSLGKDAGAASASAEAQADDDVAFASPWGFDLTAVTAPVLLAQGGADRVIPASHAESLLHGLPNAELWLRPRDGHISVLETVPLTLDWLLALRRRVRRP; encoded by the coding sequence ATGGGGACTTCACGGGAACTGACCTTGGCCGACGGCCGCGCGCTGCGGGTCCACGACACCGGCCGCGGCGCCGCGCTGACCGTGGTGTGGCACCACGGCACCCCGCAGACCGGGGCGCTGCTGGCGCCGCTGGTCGAGGCCGCGGACGCGCGGGACATCCGGGTGATCTCCTACGGCCGTCCCGGTTACGGCGGTTCGACCGGGCTGCCGGGCCGCACCGTCGCGTCGGCCGCCGAAGACGTCCGGCAGCTCGCCGACGCGCTCGGCGTCGGCGAGTTCGCGTCGATGGGCACGTCCGGCGGCGGGCCGCACGCGCTGGCGTGCGCCGCGCTGCTGCCCGACCGTGTGCGGGGTGTGGTGTGCTACGCGAGCGTGGCGCCGTACACCGAGGAATTCGACTGGTACGCGGGCATGGCCGACAGCGGTGGCCTCCGCGCGGGCCGCGAAGGGCGCGAGGCGCGCCTGGCCCACGGCGCGACGGCGGAGTTCAACGAGGACTCCTTCCTGCCCGTCGACTGGAAAACGCTGGAAAGCACGTGGTCCTCGTTGGGCAAGGACGCCGGCGCGGCCAGTGCGAGCGCCGAGGCCCAGGCCGACGACGACGTCGCGTTCGCCTCGCCGTGGGGCTTCGACCTGACGGCCGTGACCGCCCCGGTGCTGCTCGCCCAGGGCGGCGCGGACCGCGTGATCCCCGCTTCCCACGCCGAATCGCTCCTGCACGGCCTGCCGAACGCCGAGCTGTGGCTCCGTCCGCGTGACGGCCACATCTCGGTGCTCGAGACCGTCCCGCTCACGCTGGACTGGCTGCTCGCCCTCCGCCGACGCGTCAGGAGGCCTTGA
- the ku gene encoding non-homologous end joining protein Ku, which yields MRPVWSGSLTLGLVTVPVRLYSAVEDHTVHFRQFQRGTSDRIRYRRVNERTGDEVDYADVVKGYELDDGEYVLVEPEELDEIAPGRSKALEVESFADLGDVDPMFFDKTYWLAPAKEEFEKPYALLLTAMAKTDKAGVAKFVLRGREYLALVRAGEGVMLLNTLHFAADLRDPAKELPELPGRAGARGKELDMAVNLIDAMSAEWRPGDYRDTYTDRVHELIDAKSEGRTVTPAEEPAEPTKVVDLFEALQRSVQNGKSGKKKRPAAKSKRAKKPDLGDLSKAELDELAREREVKGRSKMNRAALEKALKAS from the coding sequence ATGAGGCCTGTCTGGAGTGGTTCATTGACGCTCGGCCTGGTGACGGTGCCGGTGCGGCTCTACAGCGCGGTCGAGGACCACACGGTGCACTTCCGGCAGTTCCAGCGCGGGACGAGCGACCGGATCCGCTACCGCCGGGTGAACGAGCGCACCGGCGACGAGGTGGACTACGCCGACGTGGTCAAGGGCTACGAGCTGGACGACGGCGAGTACGTGCTGGTCGAGCCCGAGGAGCTGGACGAGATCGCGCCCGGGCGGTCGAAGGCGCTGGAGGTGGAGTCGTTCGCCGACCTCGGTGACGTCGACCCGATGTTCTTCGACAAGACCTACTGGCTCGCGCCCGCCAAGGAGGAGTTCGAGAAGCCGTACGCGCTGCTGTTGACCGCGATGGCCAAGACCGACAAGGCGGGCGTCGCGAAGTTCGTGCTGCGCGGGCGCGAATACCTGGCGCTGGTGCGGGCCGGCGAAGGCGTGATGCTGCTCAACACCTTGCACTTCGCCGCGGACCTGCGGGACCCGGCGAAGGAACTGCCCGAGCTGCCGGGCCGGGCGGGCGCGCGGGGCAAGGAGCTGGACATGGCCGTGAACCTGATCGACGCCATGTCCGCCGAATGGCGCCCCGGCGACTACCGCGACACCTACACCGACCGTGTCCACGAGCTGATCGACGCGAAGTCCGAAGGCCGCACCGTGACCCCCGCGGAGGAGCCCGCGGAGCCGACGAAGGTGGTCGACCTGTTCGAGGCCCTCCAGCGCAGCGTGCAGAACGGCAAGAGCGGCAAGAAGAAGCGGCCCGCGGCGAAATCGAAGCGCGCGAAGAAGCCGGACCTGGGCGACCTGTCGAAGGCCGAACTCGACGAGCTGGCCCGCGAACGCGAGGTCAAGGGCCGCTCGAAGATGAACCGGGCCGCGCTGGAGAAGGCGCTCAAGGCCTCCTGA
- a CDS encoding DUF6292 family protein, whose product MTRIVDADLDVDSHFDRVFRGYLARVARAAGVGLESCTVDLDVPVSAYIALDWRLGRFPDRDLALLWHEAHGWSAAVEAAGGEDTIVLAYVDGDDVLPDPRTVVKFLAALRAEDHSAGRPDPRELRRAGRHEELIERLA is encoded by the coding sequence GTGACCCGCATCGTGGATGCCGACCTCGACGTGGACAGCCACTTCGACCGAGTTTTCCGCGGCTACCTCGCGCGCGTGGCCAGGGCCGCCGGGGTGGGGCTCGAATCCTGCACCGTCGACCTCGACGTCCCGGTGTCCGCCTACATCGCGCTCGACTGGCGGCTCGGCCGCTTCCCGGACCGCGACCTGGCGCTGCTCTGGCACGAGGCGCACGGCTGGTCGGCCGCCGTCGAGGCCGCCGGCGGGGAGGACACGATCGTGCTGGCCTACGTCGACGGGGACGACGTGCTGCCCGACCCGCGCACCGTGGTGAAGTTCCTGGCCGCCCTGCGCGCGGAGGACCATTCCGCCGGCCGCCCGGACCCGCGGGAGCTGCGCCGGGCCGGGCGGCACGAGGAGCTGATCGAGCGGCTCGCCTGA
- a CDS encoding RBBP9/YdeN family alpha/beta hydrolase: MSVVFVDGWYGPDPGDWQSVWAERLPGSSRVLQDDWEHPRRAGWVARLDEAVAALAEPPVLVGHSLGVLTILHWVAAGAARPVRGALLVTPADVEENPEPALAAFAPIPRGRLPFPSILAASANDRWMSPARAGYFAGLWGSECVPIGEAGHLTGAYGPWPDGEPLLAKLLV, translated from the coding sequence ATGAGCGTGGTGTTCGTGGACGGGTGGTACGGACCGGATCCCGGCGACTGGCAGTCGGTGTGGGCCGAGCGGTTGCCGGGTTCCTCGCGGGTGCTCCAGGACGACTGGGAGCACCCGCGGCGGGCCGGGTGGGTGGCGCGGCTGGACGAGGCCGTCGCCGCGCTCGCGGAGCCGCCCGTGCTGGTGGGGCACAGCCTGGGGGTGCTGACCATCCTGCACTGGGTGGCCGCCGGCGCCGCCCGGCCGGTGCGGGGCGCGCTGCTGGTGACGCCCGCCGACGTCGAGGAGAACCCGGAGCCCGCTCTCGCCGCTTTCGCCCCGATCCCGCGCGGGCGGCTGCCGTTCCCGTCGATCCTCGCCGCCAGCGCGAACGACCGGTGGATGTCGCCGGCCCGCGCCGGGTACTTCGCGGGGCTGTGGGGCTCGGAGTGCGTGCCGATCGGCGAGGCCGGCCACCTGACCGGCGCGTACGGGCCGTGGCCGGACGGGGAGCCGTTGCTGGCCAAGCTCTTGGTCTGA
- a CDS encoding pirin family protein, which yields MSNTEAAPDELSCGDGPAAGAGRVQVLGAREVPLGGPRAMPVRRTLPQRSRSLIGAWCFADHYGPDDTSASGGMAVGSHPHTGLQTVSWLFAGEIEHRDSLGSHAMVRPGELNLMTGGHGICHSEVSTPETTTLHGVQLWVALPEEHRHAARGFQHHVPPVTGLDGATARVFLGTLAGETSPVKTFTPLLGAELTLDPGARLTLDVDPAFEHGVLVDTGAVAFAGTPLARAELGYLDAGAAKLELVNTGEGAARVLLLGGPPFGEEILMWWNFVARTHEEVVAFREAWQAGSDQFGAIPEVPGAPRIPAPVLPAVRIRPRRNPAR from the coding sequence ATGAGCAACACCGAAGCCGCGCCCGACGAGCTGAGCTGCGGCGACGGCCCCGCCGCGGGAGCCGGCCGGGTCCAGGTCCTCGGCGCCCGAGAGGTGCCGCTCGGCGGGCCGCGGGCGATGCCGGTGCGCCGGACCCTGCCGCAGCGAAGCCGTTCCCTCATCGGCGCCTGGTGCTTCGCCGACCACTACGGCCCGGACGACACGAGCGCGTCGGGCGGCATGGCCGTCGGCTCGCACCCGCACACCGGGCTGCAGACCGTCAGCTGGCTCTTCGCGGGCGAGATCGAGCACCGCGACAGCCTCGGCTCCCACGCGATGGTCCGGCCCGGCGAGCTGAACCTGATGACCGGCGGGCACGGCATCTGCCACTCGGAGGTCTCCACCCCGGAAACCACGACGCTGCACGGAGTCCAGCTCTGGGTCGCGCTGCCGGAGGAGCACCGGCACGCCGCCCGCGGCTTCCAGCACCACGTCCCGCCCGTCACCGGCCTCGACGGCGCCACCGCGCGGGTCTTCCTCGGCACGCTCGCGGGCGAGACCTCGCCGGTGAAGACCTTCACGCCGCTGCTCGGCGCGGAGCTGACCCTCGACCCGGGCGCGCGCCTCACTCTCGACGTGGACCCGGCGTTCGAGCACGGCGTGCTGGTCGACACCGGGGCGGTCGCCTTCGCCGGCACCCCGCTGGCCCGCGCCGAGCTGGGGTACCTCGACGCCGGCGCCGCCAAGCTGGAGCTGGTCAACACCGGCGAAGGCGCGGCGCGCGTGTTGCTGCTGGGCGGGCCGCCGTTCGGCGAGGAGATCCTGATGTGGTGGAACTTCGTCGCCCGCACGCACGAGGAGGTCGTCGCCTTCCGCGAGGCCTGGCAGGCGGGGTCGGACCAGTTCGGCGCGATCCCCGAGGTGCCGGGCGCGCCGCGGATCCCGGCGCCGGTGCTGCCCGCCGTGCGGATCAGGCCGCGGCGGAACCCGGCGCGGTGA
- a CDS encoding alpha/beta fold hydrolase, with the protein MSVPLPSPFEYRTVDAGGVRIHCAIGNEGASGGDRPPLLLLHGYPQTHVIWHHVAPVLARRFTVVAADLRGYGDSAKPAPGPDDAEYAKRVMAGDQVELMRALGFERFAVAGHDRGGRVAHRMALDHPDAVSRLAVLDIVPTRHTFAHADAAFGLGYYHWFFLAAGNGIPERLIGGDPEFWIRARMGARHAGGTAFDPAAEDEYVRCFADPAAIAASCSDYRAAASIDLVHDDADAAAGRRITCPLLVLWGERSFVGRSYDVLDVWRGYATDVRGRALASDHYLPEEAPADVARELAEFFG; encoded by the coding sequence ATGAGTGTCCCGCTGCCCAGCCCGTTCGAGTACCGGACAGTGGACGCCGGTGGCGTGCGGATCCACTGTGCCATCGGGAACGAAGGTGCCTCTGGCGGCGACCGCCCGCCTTTGCTGCTGCTGCACGGATATCCGCAGACGCACGTGATCTGGCACCACGTCGCCCCGGTGCTCGCGCGGCGGTTCACCGTGGTGGCCGCCGACCTGCGCGGGTACGGCGACAGCGCCAAGCCCGCGCCCGGCCCGGACGACGCCGAGTACGCCAAGCGCGTGATGGCGGGCGACCAGGTCGAGCTGATGCGGGCGCTGGGGTTCGAGCGGTTCGCCGTGGCCGGGCACGACCGCGGCGGCCGGGTCGCGCACCGGATGGCGCTCGACCACCCGGACGCCGTCAGCCGGCTCGCGGTGCTGGACATCGTGCCCACGCGGCACACCTTCGCCCACGCCGACGCCGCGTTCGGCCTCGGCTACTACCACTGGTTCTTCCTGGCCGCGGGCAACGGGATCCCGGAGCGGCTGATCGGCGGCGACCCGGAGTTCTGGATCCGCGCGCGGATGGGCGCCCGGCACGCCGGCGGCACGGCGTTCGACCCGGCGGCCGAGGACGAGTACGTCCGCTGCTTCGCCGACCCGGCCGCGATCGCGGCGTCCTGTTCGGACTACCGCGCGGCGGCGTCGATCGACCTGGTCCACGACGACGCCGACGCGGCGGCGGGCCGCCGGATCACCTGCCCGCTGCTGGTTTTGTGGGGCGAGCGCAGCTTCGTCGGCCGCAGTTACGACGTGCTGGACGTCTGGCGGGGCTACGCCACCGACGTCCGCGGCCGCGCGCTGGCGTCGGACCACTACCTGCCGGAGGAGGCACCGGCGGACGTGGCCCGGGAGCTGGCGGAGTTCTTCGGCTGA
- a CDS encoding tartrate dehydrogenase codes for MTTHRIALVPGDGIGREVTPAACAVLDAVGARHGVSFSYDEFDWSCERYLAEGAMMPGDGLDRVRHHDAIFLGAVGRPGVPDHVSLWGLLIPLRRGFRQYVNLRPIRVFEGVESPVRAARPGEVDLVVVRENVEGEYSEIGGRMNRGFPDELAVQEAVFTRPGVTRVVDYALDLAERRGGRLTSATKSNGIVHTLPFWDELVAERAAARPGVAVESEHIDALAAKLVLDPARFDVIVGSNLFGDILSDLAAAVAGGIGMAPAANLNPEREYPSMFEPVHGSAPDIAGRGIANPVGAIWTAAMLLAHLGHAEAAAEVESAIADVFAKTALRTPDLGGTATTVSFTRAVLDAAGVG; via the coding sequence ATGACGACCCATCGCATCGCCCTGGTCCCCGGTGACGGCATCGGCCGTGAGGTGACCCCGGCGGCGTGCGCCGTGCTCGACGCGGTCGGCGCCCGCCACGGCGTCTCCTTCTCCTACGACGAGTTCGACTGGTCCTGCGAGCGCTACCTCGCCGAGGGCGCGATGATGCCCGGCGACGGCCTCGACCGCGTCCGCCACCACGACGCGATCTTCCTCGGCGCGGTCGGCCGGCCCGGCGTGCCCGACCACGTCTCGTTGTGGGGCCTGCTGATCCCGCTGCGCCGCGGCTTCCGCCAGTACGTCAACCTCCGGCCGATCCGGGTGTTCGAGGGGGTGGAGAGCCCGGTGCGCGCGGCCCGGCCCGGCGAGGTGGACCTGGTGGTGGTGCGGGAGAACGTCGAGGGGGAGTACAGCGAGATCGGCGGCCGGATGAACCGCGGCTTCCCGGACGAGCTGGCCGTGCAGGAGGCGGTGTTCACCCGCCCCGGCGTGACGCGGGTGGTGGACTACGCGCTCGACCTCGCCGAGCGCCGCGGCGGGCGGCTGACGTCGGCCACGAAGTCGAACGGCATCGTGCACACCCTGCCGTTCTGGGACGAGCTGGTGGCCGAGCGCGCCGCCGCCCGGCCCGGGGTGGCCGTCGAGTCCGAGCACATCGACGCGCTCGCCGCGAAGCTGGTGCTGGACCCGGCGCGGTTCGACGTGATCGTCGGGTCGAACCTGTTCGGCGACATCCTCAGCGACCTCGCGGCCGCCGTCGCGGGCGGCATCGGCATGGCGCCCGCGGCCAACCTCAACCCCGAGCGCGAGTACCCGTCGATGTTCGAACCGGTGCACGGGTCCGCGCCGGACATCGCCGGGCGCGGCATCGCGAACCCGGTGGGCGCGATCTGGACCGCCGCGATGCTGCTGGCGCACCTCGGCCACGCCGAGGCCGCCGCCGAAGTCGAGTCGGCGATCGCGGACGTGTTCGCGAAAACCGCGCTGCGGACACCGGATCTGGGCGGCACCGCCACTACCGTCTCGTTCACCCGCGCGGTGCTCGACGCCGCCGGTGTGGGCTGA
- a CDS encoding LysR family transcriptional regulator has product MTKVDARQLEYFLAVVDHGGMNRAAQALYVAQPSLSQAIRALERDLGTGLFDRVGRRLVLTQAGRALIEPARQVVRGLASARASVDSVAGLEVGRVEVAAMPSQAVEPLGGMIRRFTRRHPGLSVAVRAAFTPGEVLGMVRGGVTEIGLAAGPEPLTATGVEVVRLGRQRFVLVAPAGAPFPGTVVRPGELAGQRMIVGQPGTGMRRLVDDLRATGVDLVDVVETEHREAILPLVLAGVGVALLADSWAPLAEQAGARVLDLDPPAYLHLALLHRTSGLTPPAQAFLACAGDSSADS; this is encoded by the coding sequence GTGACGAAAGTGGACGCGCGGCAGCTGGAGTACTTCCTCGCGGTGGTCGACCACGGCGGGATGAACCGCGCCGCGCAGGCGCTCTACGTCGCGCAGCCCTCGTTGTCCCAGGCGATCCGGGCGCTGGAACGGGACCTGGGCACCGGCCTGTTCGACCGCGTCGGCCGCCGGCTGGTGCTCACGCAGGCGGGCCGCGCGCTGATCGAGCCTGCGCGCCAGGTGGTGCGGGGGCTGGCGTCGGCCCGGGCCAGCGTGGACTCGGTGGCCGGGCTGGAGGTGGGCCGGGTCGAGGTGGCCGCGATGCCGTCGCAGGCGGTCGAGCCGCTGGGCGGGATGATCCGCCGGTTCACCCGCCGCCACCCCGGGCTGTCGGTGGCCGTGCGCGCCGCGTTCACCCCGGGTGAAGTGCTCGGCATGGTGCGCGGCGGGGTCACGGAGATCGGGCTCGCCGCCGGGCCGGAGCCCCTGACCGCGACCGGGGTCGAGGTCGTGCGGCTGGGCCGGCAGCGGTTCGTGCTGGTCGCCCCGGCCGGCGCGCCGTTCCCCGGTACGGTGGTGCGCCCGGGGGAGCTGGCCGGGCAGCGGATGATCGTGGGGCAGCCCGGCACCGGGATGCGCCGGCTCGTCGACGACCTCCGCGCGACCGGGGTGGACCTGGTCGACGTGGTCGAGACCGAGCACCGCGAGGCCATCCTGCCGCTCGTGCTGGCCGGCGTGGGCGTCGCGCTGCTCGCCGATTCGTGGGCGCCGCTGGCCGAGCAGGCCGGGGCCCGGGTGCTCGACCTCGACCCGCCCGCGTACCTGCACCTCGCGCTGCTGCACCGCACGTCGGGGCTGACCCCGCCGGCGCAGGCGTTCCTCGCTTGCGCGGGTGACTCATCGGCGGACTCATAG
- a CDS encoding phosphatase PAP2 family protein, with protein MVVMFSEAPSATSSTAPRHALVTAAASRTVLLVTAAAGCAVAFVVAYLLFVRTASGQQVENGVVHSAQSGKSTVDWAAPLQHADLVVALGGVAVLVLAIALARRRFALGVTALVLLITPMLAAQLLKLYVLDRPSMNDGLAVASHNSFPSGHVSAATAVVLALGVVLPARFRTWVLAVGSLGVAWVAAATVALGWHRLSDTVGGSLLVAAVVCAGAAVVSARRPDATGVPLVPVLVTLLAPSALVLGGYAVLATATSGAAQFVAAMVLAAASSVAVVLLVSGPIRRVNFDPARAGSRLSR; from the coding sequence ATGGTTGTGATGTTCTCCGAAGCACCCTCGGCCACCTCGTCCACCGCCCCGCGTCACGCGCTGGTGACCGCGGCCGCGTCGCGCACCGTCCTGCTGGTCACCGCCGCGGCCGGCTGCGCGGTGGCGTTTGTCGTGGCGTACCTGCTGTTCGTGCGCACCGCCTCGGGGCAGCAGGTGGAGAACGGCGTGGTGCACAGCGCGCAGTCCGGCAAGTCCACTGTGGACTGGGCGGCCCCGCTGCAGCACGCCGACCTGGTGGTCGCGCTCGGCGGGGTCGCGGTGCTGGTGCTGGCCATCGCCCTGGCGCGCCGCCGCTTCGCGCTCGGCGTCACGGCGCTGGTGCTGCTGATCACCCCGATGCTGGCCGCGCAGCTGCTCAAGCTCTACGTGCTCGACCGGCCCAGCATGAACGACGGGCTGGCGGTCGCGAGCCACAACAGCTTCCCGAGCGGGCACGTCAGCGCGGCGACGGCGGTGGTGCTCGCGCTGGGCGTGGTGCTGCCCGCCCGGTTCCGCACCTGGGTGCTCGCCGTGGGCTCGCTCGGCGTCGCCTGGGTCGCCGCGGCGACCGTCGCGCTGGGCTGGCACCGGCTCTCCGACACCGTCGGCGGAAGCCTGCTGGTCGCCGCCGTGGTGTGCGCCGGCGCGGCGGTCGTCTCGGCCCGCCGCCCGGACGCCACGGGCGTGCCGCTGGTCCCGGTGCTGGTCACCCTGCTCGCCCCGTCCGCCCTCGTGCTGGGCGGTTACGCGGTGCTCGCCACGGCCACCTCCGGCGCCGCGCAGTTCGTCGCCGCCATGGTGCTGGCCGCGGCCTCCTCGGTCGCGGTGGTCCTGCTCGTCTCCGGCCCGATCCGGCGCGTCAACTTCGACCCGGCGCGCGCGGGTTCGCGGCTGAGCCGCTGA